From a single Brassica rapa cultivar Chiifu-401-42 chromosome A01, CAAS_Brap_v3.01, whole genome shotgun sequence genomic region:
- the LOC103853708 gene encoding uncharacterized protein LOC103853708 has product MDPCPFVRLTIDSLALRLPETATNKQVGGEVHPSATPCYCKLRIKHFPSQRALLPLSSISDASSPPDSSTSAPGFHLDADAIRRVSGKKISLRVSVYAGRTGHTCGVASGKLLGRVEVAVDLAAALSRTVAFHNGWKKLGGDGDKPSARLHLLVRAEPDPRFVFQFGGEPECSPVVYQIQGNIKQPVFSCKFSSDRNGRSRSLPSGFTYSSRGWITRTLSGDQWEKKQARERKGWMITIHDLSGSPVAAASMITPFVASPGSDRVSRSNPGAWLILRPHGTCVSSWKPWGRLEAWRERGAVDGLGYKFELVTNNSTSTGVPIAEGTMSTRQGGKFIIDRRVSGQGESPARSSPVKGFVMGSSVEGEGKVSKPVVHVGAQHVTCMADAALFVALSAAVDLSVDACQLFSRKLRKELCHDDQSSLS; this is encoded by the exons ATGGATCCATGTCCCTTTGTACGACTCACAATAGATTCTCTTGCTCTCAGACTACCTGAGACAGCGACCAACAAGCAAGTCGGCGGCGAAGTACATCCCTCCGCGACGCCTTGTTACTGCAAACTCCGGATCAAACATTTCCCTTCGCAGAGAGCGCTTCTCCCTCTCTCCTCCATCTCCGACGCTTCCTCTCCGCCGGACTCCTCAACTTCGGCTCCGGGATTCCACCTAGACGCCGACGCGATCCGAAGAGTCTCCGGCAAGAAGATCTCACTCCGAGTCTCTGTCTACGCCGGCCGTACGGGACACACTTGCGGCGTCGCCTCGGGGAAGCTTCTTGGGAGAGTTGAAGTAGCTGTGGATCTCGCGGCGGCGCTTTCAAGAACCGTCGCGTTCCATAACGGCTGGAAAAAACTAGGTGGAGATGGAGACAAACCGTCAGCTCGGTTACATTTATTGGTCCGTGCTGAACCGGATCCTCGGTTTGTGTTTCAGTTTGGAGGTGAACCGGAATGTAGTCCCGTGGTTTACCAGATTCAAGGGAATATTAAACAGCCTGTCTTCAGCTGCAAATTCAGTTCCGACCGTAACGGAAGATCTAG GTCTTTACCGTCGGGATTCACGTACAGTAGTAGAGGATGGATCACAAGAACATTGTCAGGTGACCAATGGGAGAAGAAACAAGCGAGGGAGAGAAAAGGTTGGATGATAACGATCCATGATTTGTCTGGATCTCCTGTAGCAGCTGCTTCGATGATCACTCCTTTCGTGGCGTCTCCAGGATCAGACCGTGTCTCTAGATCCAACCCAGGCGCGTGGCTCATCTTACGGCCACATGGGACTTGTGTCAGCAGCTGGAAACCTTGGGGACGGCTGGAGGCATGGCGTGAGAGAGGAGCCGTCGATGGATTGGGTTACAAGTTCGAGCTCGTGACGAATAACAGTACTAGCACCGGCGTTCCTATTGCTGAAG GGACAATGAGCACAAGGCAAGGAGGAAAGTTTATTATCGACAGAAGAGTGAGTGGACAAGGAGAGTCGCCGGCAAGATCATCTCCGGTGAAAGGGTTCGTGATGGGATCCAGCGTTGAAGGAGAAGGGAAAGTGAGCAAGCCTGTGGTGCACGTGGGAGCACAGCATGTGACTTGCATGGCAGACGCAGCTCTGTTTGTCGCTCTATCAGCTGCCGTTGACCTAAGCGTCGACGCGTGTCAGCTCTTCTCTCGTAAGCTCCGCAAGGAGCTTTGTCACGACGACCAAAGCTCCCTCTCATGA
- the LOC117128507 gene encoding uncharacterized protein LOC117128507 yields MGLTSAAEKPWGRLEAWREIGAVDGLGDKFELVTDNSTSTGVPIAEGTMSTKQGGKLIIDRRVSGQGESPARSSPVKGFVMGSSVEGEGKVSKPVVHVGAQHVICMADAALFVALSAAVDLSVDACQLFSRKLRKELCHDDQSSLS; encoded by the exons ATGGGACTTACGTCAGCAGCGGAAAAACCTTGGGGACGGCTCGAGGCATGGCGTGAGATAGGAGCCGTCGATGGATTGGGTGACAAGTTCGAGCTCGTGACGGATAACAGTACTAGCACCGGCGTTCCTATTGCTGAag GGACAATGAGCACAAAGCAAGGAGGAAAGCTTATTATCGACAGGAGAGTGAGTGGACAAGGAGAGTCGCCGGCAAGATCATCGCCGGTGAAAGGGTTCGTGATGGGATCCAGCGTTGAAGGAGAAGGGAAAGTGAGCAAGCCCGTGGTGCACGTGGGAGCACAGCACGTGATTTGCATGGCAGACGCAGCTCTGTTTGTCGCTCTATCAGCTGCCGTTGACCTAAGCGTCGACGCGTGTCAGCTCTTCTCTCGTAAGCTCCGCAAGGAGCTTTGTCACGACGACCAAAGCTCCCTCTCATGA